A genomic region of Magnolia sinica isolate HGM2019 chromosome 6, MsV1, whole genome shotgun sequence contains the following coding sequences:
- the LOC131249311 gene encoding uncharacterized protein LOC131249311: MKPVTGRVVSSKTISLSKAARVLAGFVSTDTGSSSSSQAVSAYLKRASFSFNDLLQFHSDLKSSQFTSKSRTDKKWTPAETVNARDDGILDSFDGGKKGDERKERSGADVGVDDGYERSERKKRENVEAGDGLDNGNEDSSGVKRKRKKKRVDY, from the coding sequence atgaagccAGTAACAGGAAGAGTAGTTTCATCAAAGACCATATCACTCTCAAAAGCCGCCCGAGTCCTTGCTGGATTCGTCTCCACCGACACAGGATCATCGTCGTCTTCCCAAGCCGTTTCCGCCTACTTGAAACGCGCTTCCTTTTCGTTCAACGACCTACTTCAATTCCACAGTGACCTCAAATCCTCCCAATTCACCTCCAAGAGCCGCACTGACAAGAAATGGACCCCGGCAGAGACGGTCAATGCACGAGATGATGGGATTCTGGACTCTTTCGATGGAGGAAAGAAGGGGGACGAGAGAAAAGAAAGGAGTGGTGCAGATGTGGGTGTTGATGATGGGTATGAGAGGAgtgaaagaaaaaagagggaaaacgTTGAGGCTGGAGATGGATTGGATAATGGTAATGAAGATTCTTCCGGGgtgaagaggaagagaaaaaagaagagagtggATTATTAG